In Nocardioides sp. zg-1228, a single window of DNA contains:
- a CDS encoding homogentisate 1,2-dioxygenase domain-containing protein — MAHYRALGRLPRQRHTQLRDDDGHLFREELMGEEGFSSDSSLLYRRGVPSAITDSRVWDLPDQSRIPNHPLKPRHLRLHDLQTGTCPVEGRRLVLGNNDVRIAYVLTGTDPSPLYRNAIGDECVYVESGSGTVETVFGVVPYRTGDYVVIPRATDHRWVPAEPSRLYAVEANSHIHPPKRYLSRFGQLLEHAPYCERDLHGPAETFEVEGTDVEVLVKHRTSAGIVGTRLTYATHPFDVVGWDGCLYPYTFNVEDYMPITGKVHQPPPVHQVFEGWNFVICNFLPRKVDYHELAIPVPYYHSNVDSDEVMFYVGGDYEARKGSGIGIGSISLHPGGHAHGPQPSAIEASLGVQYFEESAVMVDTFAPLELGEGGVAVEDPAYAWTWAGRGPDASGEDGGPAVYSNT, encoded by the coding sequence ATGGCCCACTACCGAGCACTCGGACGGCTGCCCCGCCAGCGGCACACCCAGCTGCGCGACGACGACGGCCACCTCTTCCGCGAGGAGCTGATGGGCGAGGAGGGATTCTCCTCCGACTCCTCGCTGCTCTACCGCCGGGGCGTGCCGAGCGCGATCACCGACAGTCGGGTGTGGGACCTCCCCGACCAGTCGCGGATCCCCAACCACCCGCTCAAGCCGCGGCACCTCCGGCTGCACGACCTGCAGACCGGCACCTGCCCGGTCGAGGGCCGGCGCCTGGTGCTGGGCAACAACGACGTGCGGATCGCCTACGTGCTCACGGGCACCGACCCGTCCCCGCTCTACCGCAACGCCATCGGCGACGAGTGCGTCTACGTCGAGTCCGGCAGCGGCACGGTCGAGACCGTCTTCGGGGTCGTGCCCTACCGCACCGGCGACTACGTCGTCATCCCGCGCGCGACCGACCACCGGTGGGTGCCCGCCGAGCCGTCGCGGCTCTACGCCGTCGAGGCCAACAGCCACATCCACCCGCCCAAGCGCTACCTGTCGCGGTTCGGCCAGCTGCTCGAGCACGCCCCCTACTGCGAGCGCGACCTCCACGGCCCGGCGGAGACCTTCGAGGTCGAGGGCACCGACGTCGAGGTGCTGGTCAAGCACCGCACCAGCGCCGGGATCGTCGGCACCCGCCTGACCTACGCCACGCACCCCTTCGACGTGGTGGGCTGGGACGGGTGCCTCTACCCCTACACGTTCAACGTCGAGGACTACATGCCGATCACCGGCAAGGTCCACCAGCCGCCGCCGGTGCACCAGGTCTTCGAGGGCTGGAACTTCGTGATCTGCAACTTCCTGCCCCGCAAGGTCGACTACCACGAGCTCGCGATCCCGGTGCCCTACTACCACTCCAACGTCGACTCCGACGAGGTGATGTTCTACGTCGGCGGCGACTACGAGGCCCGCAAGGGCTCGGGCATCGGCATCGGCTCGATCAGCCTGCACCCCGGCGGCCACGCACACGGCCCGCAGCCCAGCGCGATCGAGGCCTCGCTGGGCGTGCAGTACTTCGAGGAGTCGGCCGTCATGGTCGACACCTTCGCCCCGCTCGAGCTCGGCGAGGGCGGCGTCGCGGTGGAGGACCCGGCCTATGCCTGGACCTGGGCGGGCCGCGGCCCCGACGCTTCCGGCGAGGACGGCGGACCGGCGGTCTACAGCAACACGTGA
- the zwf gene encoding glucose-6-phosphate dehydrogenase — MTTADLPPCVLVLFGASGDLASRKLFPGLYRLAAAGRLPRDFAVIGSGRHAPDSDDDFRDEVLDGLRDSVDDLDDDLARDLLDRFSFRASDADDGADLAARVREVEEGLGDDVLRLVYLSVPPAAMPGMVAMLGREGLADGARLVIEKPFGLDLASFEELDRDVHEVFEEDQVFRIDHFLGKEAVQNLLALRFANALFEPAWSRESIASVQVDVPETLAMEGRGSFYESTGALRDMVSTHLFQILGAVALEDPGEWSAAAVRRARAAVLADVRPLDPARVVLGQYDGYRDEDDVDDDSDVETFVALEAWVDNDRWRGVPFLLRTGKAMAETRRTVTLRFREPDSTVFGDGLAPDELVLELTDEAQIHVDLLGKRPGPEMDLAPAAMRLDLGEELPHDEPLEAYERLLLDVLHGDHTLFAHADETRRLWQVCQPVLDDRPAPLPYEQGSWGPDAALALPEHGWRLGRDADGE; from the coding sequence ATGACGACCGCCGACCTGCCGCCCTGCGTCCTCGTCCTCTTCGGCGCCAGCGGCGACCTCGCGTCGCGCAAGCTGTTCCCGGGTCTCTACCGCCTCGCCGCGGCGGGCCGGCTGCCCCGGGACTTCGCCGTCATCGGCAGCGGGCGCCACGCGCCCGACTCGGACGACGACTTCCGCGACGAGGTGCTCGACGGGCTCCGCGACTCGGTCGACGACCTCGACGACGACCTCGCGCGCGACCTCCTCGACCGCTTCTCGTTCCGGGCCTCCGACGCCGACGACGGCGCCGACCTCGCCGCGCGGGTGCGCGAGGTGGAGGAGGGCCTCGGCGACGACGTGCTGCGCCTGGTGTACCTCTCGGTCCCGCCCGCGGCGATGCCCGGCATGGTCGCGATGCTGGGACGCGAGGGCCTGGCCGACGGCGCCCGGCTGGTGATCGAGAAGCCCTTCGGCCTGGACCTGGCGTCGTTCGAGGAGCTCGACCGCGACGTCCACGAGGTCTTCGAGGAGGACCAGGTCTTCCGCATCGACCACTTCCTCGGCAAGGAGGCCGTGCAGAACCTGCTCGCGCTGCGCTTCGCCAACGCCCTCTTCGAGCCGGCGTGGAGCCGCGAGAGCATCGCCTCGGTGCAGGTCGACGTGCCCGAGACGCTGGCGATGGAGGGTCGCGGGTCGTTCTACGAGTCCACCGGCGCGCTGCGCGACATGGTCTCCACGCACCTGTTCCAGATCCTCGGCGCGGTCGCCCTGGAGGACCCGGGGGAGTGGTCGGCCGCGGCCGTACGACGTGCGCGCGCCGCGGTGCTCGCCGACGTACGCCCGCTCGACCCGGCCCGGGTCGTGCTCGGGCAGTACGACGGCTACCGCGACGAGGACGACGTCGACGACGACTCCGATGTCGAGACCTTCGTCGCGCTGGAGGCGTGGGTCGACAACGACCGCTGGCGCGGCGTCCCGTTCCTCCTGCGCACCGGCAAGGCGATGGCCGAGACGCGACGCACGGTGACGCTCCGCTTCCGGGAGCCGGACTCGACGGTGTTCGGCGACGGCCTGGCCCCCGACGAGCTCGTCCTCGAGCTCACCGACGAGGCGCAGATCCACGTCGACCTGCTCGGCAAGCGCCCCGGCCCGGAGATGGATCTCGCCCCGGCGGCCATGCGCCTCGACCTGGGGGAGGAGCTCCCGCACGACGAGCCGCTCGAGGCCTACGAGCGGCTGCTCCTCGACGTGCTCCACGGCGACCACACCCTCTTCGCGCACGCCGACGAGACGCGGCGGCTGTGGCAGGTGTGCCAGCCCGTGCTCGACGACCGGCCGGCGCCGCTGCCCTACGAGCAGGGCTCCTGGGGGCCGGACGCGGCGCTCGCCCTCCCCGAGCACGGCTGGCGCCTGGGCCGCGACGCCGATGGCGAGTGA
- a CDS encoding glycoside hydrolase family 15 protein, which produces MASDARAPGGPAAPIADHGLIGDLRTAALVATDGTIDWFCPGRFDAPSVFASLLDPDGGSWRLAPDDPDARSQQYYHPETNILVTRFLTERGVVEVQDFMPVLRAHDPDHRQRLVRRVVGLRGSVELTMEMTPRPDYARTEPDLDVEDGVVRFADGEVDLALSSTLDLDVKASTASARVALATGDSALFVLEVLTPGEPARGCAPSDVSELFDATAAYWRGWLSQSTYTGRWREWVDRSALTLKLLCHEPTGGIIAAPTTSLPESIGGSRNWDYRYVWVRDAAFSVYALLRLGFTEEAGAFVRFLSERLGEAAGDGADEDLGPLRVVYDLDGALPHESELDHLAGYRDSRPVRIGNAAVDQLQLDVYGELIDSVYLFDKHGRGISHDAWGDLRRIVSWLMDNWERPDAGMWEIRSEPRTHTTSLVMSWVAVERMMRVARRRGLPGDLTRLAATRDEIYERVMTECWNDDIGAFTAVAGGDVLDAGALLMPMVKMLAPDDPRFLSTLAAIEERLVSDSLVLRYEPEAFGDGVPGTDGTVDAEGTFSLCSFWYVEALTRAGRLAEARLALEKMFTYANHLGQYAEQVALNGEQLGNFPQGFTHLSLISAVINLDRSLDG; this is translated from the coding sequence ATGGCGAGTGACGCCCGGGCCCCCGGCGGACCCGCCGCGCCCATCGCGGACCACGGTCTGATCGGCGACCTCCGCACCGCAGCCCTCGTCGCGACCGACGGCACGATCGACTGGTTCTGCCCGGGCCGGTTCGACGCGCCGAGCGTCTTCGCCTCGCTGCTCGACCCCGACGGCGGGTCGTGGCGGCTGGCACCCGACGACCCCGACGCGCGCAGCCAGCAGTACTACCACCCCGAGACCAACATCCTCGTCACCCGCTTCCTCACCGAGCGCGGGGTCGTGGAGGTCCAGGACTTCATGCCGGTGCTGCGCGCCCACGACCCCGACCACCGGCAGCGCCTGGTGCGCCGCGTGGTCGGGCTGCGGGGCTCGGTCGAGCTCACCATGGAGATGACGCCCCGTCCCGACTACGCGCGCACGGAGCCCGACCTGGATGTCGAGGACGGCGTCGTGCGCTTCGCCGACGGCGAGGTCGACCTGGCGCTGTCGAGCACCCTCGACCTCGACGTCAAAGCGAGCACCGCGTCGGCCCGGGTGGCGCTCGCGACCGGCGACTCCGCCCTGTTCGTGCTCGAGGTGCTGACGCCCGGCGAGCCCGCCCGCGGCTGTGCCCCGTCGGACGTGTCCGAGCTCTTCGACGCCACGGCGGCCTACTGGCGCGGCTGGCTCTCGCAGTCGACCTACACCGGGCGGTGGCGCGAGTGGGTGGACCGCTCGGCGCTCACCCTCAAGCTGCTGTGCCACGAGCCCACGGGCGGGATCATCGCCGCGCCGACGACCAGCCTCCCCGAGAGCATCGGCGGGTCGCGCAACTGGGACTACCGCTACGTGTGGGTGCGCGACGCCGCGTTCAGCGTCTACGCCCTGCTGCGCCTGGGCTTCACCGAGGAGGCGGGCGCGTTCGTGCGCTTCCTCTCCGAGCGGCTCGGCGAGGCCGCCGGCGACGGCGCCGACGAGGACCTGGGCCCGCTCCGGGTGGTGTACGACCTCGACGGCGCCCTGCCCCACGAGAGCGAGCTCGACCACCTCGCCGGCTACCGCGACTCCCGCCCGGTGCGCATCGGCAACGCCGCGGTCGACCAGCTCCAGCTCGACGTCTACGGCGAGCTGATCGACTCGGTCTACCTCTTCGACAAGCACGGCCGCGGGATCAGCCACGACGCCTGGGGCGACCTGCGCCGGATCGTCTCGTGGCTGATGGACAACTGGGAGCGTCCCGACGCGGGGATGTGGGAGATCCGCTCGGAGCCGCGCACCCACACGACCTCGCTCGTGATGAGCTGGGTGGCCGTCGAGCGGATGATGCGCGTGGCCCGGCGCCGCGGCCTGCCCGGCGACCTCACCCGCCTGGCCGCGACCCGCGACGAGATCTACGAGCGGGTGATGACCGAGTGCTGGAACGACGACATCGGCGCCTTCACCGCCGTCGCCGGCGGCGACGTGCTCGACGCGGGTGCGCTGCTGATGCCGATGGTGAAGATGCTGGCGCCGGACGACCCGCGCTTCCTCTCCACGCTAGCGGCGATCGAGGAGCGGCTGGTCTCCGACAGCCTGGTGCTGCGCTACGAGCCCGAGGCCTTCGGTGACGGCGTCCCGGGCACCGACGGCACCGTCGACGCGGAGGGCACGTTCTCGCTGTGCTCCTTCTGGTACGTCGAGGCGCTGACCCGCGCCGGTCGCCTCGCCGAGGCCCGCCTGGCGCTGGAGAAGATGTTCACCTATGCCAACCACCTCGGCCAGTACGCCGAGCAGGTCGCGCTCAACGGCGAGCAGCTCGGCAACTTCCCGCAGGGCTTCACCCACCTCAGCCTGATCAGCGCCGTGATCAACCTCGACCGCAGCCTCGACGGCTGA
- a CDS encoding VOC family protein — MEHDATTPAGYTTVAPWVVTEDTGAFLDFTTTVLGGEELARVAVEDGSIGHGEVRVGDTVVLAFDRRPEWPPMPSLLRVFVPDADATFERAVAAGAVVVTELADSAFGQRGGRIRDPFGNIWWVVSQVEDVPEDVMWQRLREPAYAESMRIAQETLDAELAGRAQGRSSTPVRGDRG, encoded by the coding sequence ATGGAGCACGACGCGACGACGCCGGCCGGCTACACGACGGTGGCCCCGTGGGTGGTCACCGAGGACACCGGGGCGTTCCTGGACTTCACCACCACGGTCCTCGGGGGCGAGGAGCTCGCCCGCGTGGCCGTCGAGGACGGGTCCATCGGCCACGGCGAGGTGCGGGTCGGGGACACGGTCGTCCTGGCCTTCGACCGCCGGCCGGAGTGGCCGCCGATGCCCAGCCTGCTCCGGGTCTTCGTGCCGGACGCGGACGCCACGTTCGAACGCGCAGTGGCGGCGGGCGCGGTGGTCGTGACCGAGCTCGCCGACAGCGCGTTCGGTCAGCGCGGCGGCCGGATCCGTGACCCGTTCGGCAACATCTGGTGGGTGGTCAGCCAGGTCGAGGACGTGCCGGAGGACGTGATGTGGCAGCGCCTGCGCGAGCCGGCGTACGCGGAGAGCATGCGGATCGCCCAGGAGACGCTGGACGCAGAGCTCGCCGGTCGCGCGCAGGGCCGCAGCAGCACTCCGGTGCGCGGCGACCGCGGATGA
- a CDS encoding ABC transporter ATP-binding protein, giving the protein MSTDLLATSAETWRDRAADPPAIPDELLPPEHAGLRERNRALWQRHELRRQRAEDVYDASRNPVRGWPVSGNRAVLAFLVDLVRSRKRTFVLLVVLNALAAGSALVVPRLLGSLVNRVDTQGVGAGGLDTIALAVVGVVVLQALLTFGAQRTSTYFGQDLLASAREHVVRTILRLPVGRVEGASTGDLVTRVTRDVGTMARSVQWGVPRLLISLMTVVLSIVAMLLNSLLLAVPALVVFALCAPAVRTYLRRAPKAYITEGATYSRINTTLTETVEGSRTVEALGLSRARVAAGSDDIAVSGQAERYGMTLRNVLFAALNAAFQVPQVVTLVVGAYGYSRGWVDLGQITAALLYVVALAEPLDAVIGEVDRLQVGVASTSRLLGIAEVPPDREPGDKLPEGAELVGSDLRFAYREGHDVLHGVDLHLRTGERLAVVGPSGSGKSTLGRLLSGINRPRTGSARVGGVDLVDLPLEVLRTEVALVTQEHHVFIGSVRDNVVLAREDSSDDAVRRALAAVGGLSWVERLPDGLDTMIGSGRFALTPAQAQQVALARLIIADPHTLVLDEATSLIDPRTARTLEGSMNSLLAGRTVVAIAHRLHTAHDADRIAVVLEGRIVELGSHDELIELDGEYAALWRAWTS; this is encoded by the coding sequence ATGAGCACCGACCTGCTCGCCACCTCGGCCGAGACCTGGCGCGACCGGGCCGCCGACCCGCCCGCGATCCCCGACGAGCTGCTGCCGCCCGAGCACGCCGGCCTGCGCGAGCGCAACCGCGCCCTGTGGCAGCGCCACGAGCTGCGGCGCCAGCGCGCCGAGGACGTCTACGACGCCTCGCGCAACCCGGTGCGCGGCTGGCCGGTGTCGGGCAACCGCGCGGTGCTGGCGTTCCTCGTCGACCTGGTGCGCAGCCGCAAGCGCACCTTCGTGCTGCTGGTCGTGCTCAACGCCCTGGCCGCGGGCTCCGCCCTCGTGGTGCCGCGCCTGCTCGGCTCGCTCGTCAACCGGGTGGACACCCAGGGCGTGGGCGCCGGCGGCCTCGACACCATCGCCCTGGCGGTCGTCGGTGTGGTCGTCCTCCAGGCGCTGCTCACCTTCGGCGCGCAGCGCACGTCGACCTACTTCGGCCAGGACCTGCTCGCCTCGGCCCGCGAGCACGTCGTCCGCACGATCCTGCGCCTGCCCGTGGGCCGCGTCGAGGGAGCCAGCACCGGCGACCTCGTCACCCGGGTCACCCGCGACGTCGGCACGATGGCCCGCTCGGTGCAGTGGGGCGTGCCGCGCCTGCTGATCTCGCTGATGACGGTCGTGCTCTCGATCGTGGCGATGTTGCTCAACTCGCTGCTGCTGGCGGTGCCCGCGCTCGTGGTCTTCGCGCTCTGCGCCCCCGCCGTGCGCACCTACCTGCGCCGCGCGCCCAAGGCCTACATCACCGAGGGCGCCACCTACTCGCGCATCAACACCACGCTCACCGAGACCGTCGAGGGGTCGCGGACCGTCGAGGCACTGGGGCTCTCGCGGGCTCGCGTGGCGGCGGGCTCCGACGACATCGCGGTGTCGGGGCAGGCCGAGCGCTACGGCATGACGCTGCGCAACGTGCTGTTCGCGGCCCTCAACGCGGCGTTCCAGGTGCCGCAGGTCGTCACGCTGGTCGTCGGCGCCTACGGCTACAGCCGCGGCTGGGTCGACCTCGGGCAGATCACCGCCGCGCTGCTCTACGTCGTCGCGCTGGCCGAGCCGCTCGACGCGGTCATCGGCGAGGTCGACCGCCTCCAGGTGGGCGTGGCGTCGACGAGCCGGCTGCTCGGCATCGCCGAGGTGCCGCCCGACCGCGAGCCCGGCGACAAGCTGCCCGAGGGCGCCGAGCTCGTCGGGTCGGACCTCCGCTTCGCCTACCGCGAGGGCCACGACGTGCTCCACGGCGTCGACCTGCACCTGCGCACCGGAGAGCGACTGGCGGTCGTCGGCCCGAGCGGCTCCGGCAAGTCGACGCTCGGGCGGCTGCTGTCGGGGATCAACCGCCCGCGCACCGGCTCGGCCCGGGTGGGTGGGGTGGACCTGGTCGACCTGCCGCTCGAGGTGCTGCGCACCGAGGTCGCGCTCGTCACCCAGGAGCACCACGTCTTCATCGGCTCCGTGCGCGACAACGTCGTGCTGGCGCGCGAGGACTCCTCCGACGACGCCGTGCGCCGGGCGCTGGCCGCCGTCGGTGGCCTGTCGTGGGTCGAGCGCCTGCCCGACGGGCTCGACACGATGATCGGCTCGGGGCGCTTCGCGCTCACCCCGGCCCAGGCGCAGCAGGTCGCCCTGGCGCGGCTGATCATCGCCGACCCGCACACGCTCGTGCTCGACGAGGCGACCTCGCTGATCGACCCGCGCACCGCGCGCACCCTCGAGGGCTCGATGAACAGCCTCCTCGCGGGCCGCACGGTCGTGGCGATCGCGCACCGCCTGCACACCGCCCACGACGCCGACCGCATCGCAGTGGTCCTCGAGGGTCGCATCGTGGAGCTCGGCAGCCACGACGAGCTCATCGAGCTCGACGGGGAGTACGCCGCCCTCTGGCGCGCCTGGACCTCCTGA